One part of the Bacteroidia bacterium genome encodes these proteins:
- a CDS encoding 3-hydroxyacyl-CoA dehydrogenase NAD-binding domain-containing protein, translating into MSTTAVKNDVLSYSVDSDGIATITIDMVNHPTNLFSEDFFNAYLPVARQAIADAGVKGVIVTSAQRMFMAGGDLRVLGKEVTDADAFFKGMMQVHTGFRELETGGKPFVAAINGNCLGGGMELALTCHHRIALNSSRTKLGFPEVKVGLLPGGGGTAKAPYLMGLQNGLLYLQKGTEARPPKALKDKLIDALAETPEEMKAAARQWILDNPNPVQPWDNKKHRIPGGGIMTPGGVQVMMGGIGNLRKITHGNYPNAQHIMSVVYEGMQVPIDRALEIEARYFTKCVMSPEAKNMIRTGFFAIQEASKGKAKPKGYEKFQVGKLGILGAGMMGAGIAFVSAKVGMDVVLKDVTAEGAEKGKDYSRALLKKRISRGFMSQEKADALLEKIETTADPSAVEGSDLIIEAVFENVDLKARVTKESESVLADDKIYASNTSTIPISLLADASERPENFIGIHFFSPVDKMPLVEIIKGAKTNDRTVAAAIDYVTAIKKVPIVVNDSRGFFTSRCFGSFTSEGVYLLEEGVPAAMIENIARTKGMPVGPLAVSDEVSLTLGLHVMESDPRLKDNEDLQRNYRITKMLVEEHGRKGKKEGAGFYEYPEDGKKFLWPELSKIFTSNIDTLDKETIGKRILHRQALESYRCYDEGVLMTTKDGDIGSVLGWGFPIYTGGALSYIDYVGVQQFVADCDDFTQRFGARWTVPDSLRKLAETGGKINQ; encoded by the coding sequence ATGTCAACTACAGCTGTAAAAAACGACGTATTATCATATAGTGTTGATTCGGATGGAATAGCAACCATTACCATTGATATGGTAAACCATCCGACCAATTTATTCTCAGAAGATTTTTTCAATGCTTACCTTCCGGTTGCTCGCCAGGCGATTGCTGATGCGGGAGTAAAAGGAGTCATCGTAACCTCTGCACAACGCATGTTCATGGCAGGAGGAGACCTCCGAGTATTGGGAAAAGAAGTAACGGATGCTGATGCTTTTTTCAAAGGCATGATGCAGGTTCATACCGGATTTCGTGAATTAGAAACCGGAGGCAAACCTTTTGTTGCTGCCATCAATGGTAATTGTTTGGGGGGAGGAATGGAACTTGCCTTAACTTGCCACCATAGAATTGCTTTGAATAGTTCCCGTACAAAACTGGGATTTCCTGAAGTAAAAGTTGGCCTTCTACCTGGAGGCGGTGGAACGGCAAAGGCTCCTTATCTCATGGGGTTGCAAAATGGTTTACTTTACTTACAAAAAGGTACAGAAGCTCGCCCTCCCAAAGCTTTAAAAGATAAATTGATAGATGCCCTTGCAGAAACGCCAGAAGAAATGAAGGCTGCTGCCAGGCAATGGATTCTGGATAATCCCAATCCCGTCCAGCCCTGGGATAATAAGAAACATCGGATTCCTGGTGGAGGAATAATGACTCCAGGTGGTGTGCAAGTGATGATGGGAGGAATCGGGAACCTACGTAAAATCACCCACGGTAACTATCCCAATGCTCAACATATCATGAGTGTTGTATATGAAGGTATGCAAGTGCCTATCGATCGTGCCCTGGAAATCGAAGCTCGTTATTTCACCAAATGTGTGATGAGTCCTGAAGCCAAGAACATGATCCGTACCGGATTCTTTGCCATACAGGAAGCGAGTAAGGGAAAAGCAAAACCTAAGGGATATGAAAAATTCCAGGTAGGTAAGCTGGGCATCCTTGGAGCGGGAATGATGGGAGCAGGTATAGCCTTTGTTTCTGCGAAAGTAGGAATGGATGTTGTATTGAAAGATGTGACAGCAGAAGGAGCTGAGAAAGGCAAAGATTATTCCAGAGCCCTTCTGAAAAAACGCATCAGCAGAGGCTTTATGAGCCAGGAAAAAGCAGATGCCTTATTAGAGAAGATTGAAACCACCGCTGATCCCTCTGCTGTAGAAGGAAGCGATTTGATTATAGAAGCAGTATTTGAAAATGTAGACTTGAAGGCCAGGGTGACGAAGGAATCCGAGTCTGTTTTGGCTGATGACAAGATTTACGCTTCAAATACTTCTACCATTCCGATTAGTTTGTTAGCAGACGCTTCGGAAAGACCTGAGAATTTCATTGGGATCCACTTCTTCTCTCCGGTTGACAAAATGCCATTGGTAGAGATCATCAAAGGGGCAAAGACAAATGATCGTACGGTTGCAGCAGCTATCGATTATGTAACTGCCATCAAAAAAGTACCGATTGTTGTGAATGATTCCCGAGGATTCTTCACTTCTCGTTGTTTTGGCTCTTTTACTTCTGAAGGAGTTTATCTCCTGGAAGAAGGAGTTCCTGCTGCAATGATTGAAAACATTGCCCGCACCAAAGGGATGCCCGTAGGACCCCTGGCAGTAAGTGATGAAGTAAGCCTAACACTTGGATTGCATGTCATGGAAAGTGATCCACGTCTGAAAGACAATGAAGACTTGCAACGCAACTATCGCATCACAAAAATGCTGGTAGAAGAACATGGCAGAAAAGGAAAGAAAGAGGGAGCAGGCTTCTATGAGTATCCAGAAGATGGGAAGAAATTTCTCTGGCCTGAGCTAAGCAAAATATTTACCTCCAATATAGATACCCTCGACAAAGAAACCATCGGAAAGCGTATCCTGCATCGTCAGGCGCTTGAAAGCTACCGTTGCTATGACGAAGGAGTATTGATGACTACCAAAGATGGAGACATCGGATCTGTTTTGGGTTGGGGATTCCCGATCTACACAGGCGGAGCCTTATCCTATATTGATTATGTAGGCGTACAGCAATTCGTCGCAGACTGTGATGACTTCACTCAGCGCTTTGGTGCGAGATGGACAGTTCCTGATAGC